From the Candidatus Nanopelagicales bacterium genome, the window CTGGTGGTTTCGGCGCTCCTGGTTCTGACGGCGCTGGTACTCCTACTCCTTGACCGTGCTAGCTACATGATCTTCGAGAGTCAGGCGGGTGGCTTGCTATCGGCGGCGGGGCTGATGTTCAGCGCTGTCGCTGTGCTCGTCAGCGGCGTTGATCGAGCGCGGCGCGAGCCGGGTCAGTCCGGAGTCTGGCTGCGAATCCTCATGGTCGCCATGACGCTGCTGTTGGGAGCACAGGCAGTCGCGGCGGTACTGGATGATATTGACGCGCAGATCTTCGGCGTGCCAGCGGACGCGATCCCGTTCCTGCTCGCTGCTCCCGTGCTTGTGGTGTGTCTGTTCGGGCTTGCGTGGCCCTCCGGTCTGGAGAGCCGCCAATGGCAGGGAATCGTCGCGGACGCCGCGGTGGGCGCGCTGGGCGCCGCGATCATCTGGACGATCCTGATGTTCCCCGGACTGGACTTCGACACGATGGAGTCCAGGTCCGTGCCGTCCGGTTCGATAGGTGTGCAGTTCGCGACGGTGATCGCGGTCTTGGTGCTGGCTGCGGCATCCAGGCGCCGCTCGCGCCTGCCCATCGTCCAAGTCGTTCCGCTGCAACTGTCGGTCCTGGTGTATGTGTGCGCTAGCGCGCTGTCGGATGTTGTCTTGGGATTCGACCGCGAGGCCGTGGTCGCGTTCACGTCTCCCGCTTACGTCGCATCCGCGATGCTGATGGTCACGTTCACCGATCGCCCTGCGAACGAGCATGAGCGTCCTCGTGACCTGTGGTTGCGTGACACTTGGTCCAGCATCGTCCCGCTGAGTCCGGTCGCCTTGGCAGCGGGTGGGCTGCTGCTTCTGCTTGTGCAGGGTTTCCCGGCCTCCGGGGTTGCGGCTGGCGCGGTCGCTGGCATCCTCCTGGCCCTCATGCTCACCGTGATTTGGTTGCGTCACATCGCGGCGGAAGATGTGCGCCGGGCATCGGTCGCAGTCGCGAGTTCAACGTTGCATCAGGCCACTGGACAGGCGTGGTTCCAGACGTTGATCAGAGACAGCAAGGAACTGGTTCTGGTGACCGACAGGGGCGCCAAGATCGTGTACGTCAGTCCTTCGGTGTCCCGTCTAGTCGGTGTGAAGCCAGAGGATCTTCTAGGAAGATCCGTGGATTGCATATCCAGCGGATTGACCCGGGAGGCAGTGGTCGACGCGGCCGGGCTCGGCGAGGCCAAGGCGTACGCACACGTGGAAGTAACGGTCGTCGACGCGGCCGGCGGGGAGCGCGGAATCCGCTTCGCGGTCTCGGCGTTGACAGGGCTGGGGTCAGAGGGGTACGTGCTAACCGGCCACGACGTGACCGACACCCGGAGGATGCGGGCCTTGTTGGGGGAATCTCGGAAACGGGACGCCCTGACTGGTCTGCTCAGCCGCGAAGCGTTTCTGGCAACAGTTGAGGACGCGCTCGAAGTCGCCTCCTCTAGCGGTCTTGCCGTAGTGGAGATCGACCTGGTTGGGTTCCGGGCGCTCAATGACACCCGGGGGCATGCGACAGGCGACGAGGTGCTGCGCGGCGTGGCCGACGTGCTCGAAAGGTCACGCGGACCAATCCTGGCGGTGACGAGGATCAGCGGGGACGATTTCGCGCTTCTTCTGCGCGATCAGGAGATCGATGTCGCTGTGGAGGTAACGGTGTCTGAGATCCGTGCCGGACTGCGCTCGATACCGCTCAGTGGTGGCGATAGCGTTTCATTCCGAGTCGCGGCCGGATACGCCACTACTACTACTGAGCGGGTCGGGTCAGCCGGGCTGTTGGAGAGGGCGGACCTAGCGGTGGCACGCTCGGCCGCTGATCCCGAAGTGACCTTGGTCCGTTACGAGCCAGCGATGAGAAACGCTCTCGTGGAGCAGATGCGATCCACCGAGGAGATTGAGCGTTCGCTGTCCCGCGAAGACTTCGTGCCGCACTACATGCCGGTGGTTCGACTGCGCGACGGTAAGACTGTGAGCATCGAGGCGCTCGCTCGCCGCCGACTTCCAGGAGGGCGCTGGGAGCGGTCGGAAGCGTTCATTTCGCTTGCCGAGCGCGCTGGTCTAGTGGCCTGGATGGATCACGATGTGCGCAAGCGTGCGTTCGCGGACATAGCGGCGCTACAGGATATATGCCCCGGCTTGACGGTCTCGGTGAACGTGTCTCCAATGGAGTTCTCTGACGATTTGCCCAATGACATCGCACAGCAGATTGACCAGGCCCGGATAGATCCAGAACTGATCATCGTTGAGATGACCGAATCCACGGTCGCCAAGTCCAGTGAGCTGTCGCAGGCGATAATCTCCCGACTTCGAGGTATGGGTTGCCGCGTGGCTCTGGATGACTTCGGCACGGGCTACTCGTCGCTGAGCGGTCTGGGCACGATGGAACTGGACATCCTCAAGATCGATCGATCGTTCGCTTCGGACCTGGGTACTAGCTTCCGCGCGCAGTCCGTCATGCGGTCCATTACCAAGCTCGGGCACAGCCTGGGTCTGATCACCGTGGCCGAAGGCGTATTGACCACAGAGCAGGCTGACCTGCTCAAGGGCATGGGTTGTGAATGGGCACAGGGGCACTTGTACGCGGAGGCTCTGCCCTTCTCAGATCTGGTGGAGTGGTTGGCTGTCGAGGGCAATGCAGGGGCCGCGCATCGGCAACACGCGGAAGATCCCCAGATATGAGATCCCTCTCCGAGGGCACGCCAGCGAGGCTCTAGTGTGACTTGGTGGATGACCAGTTGCTCGCCCGCGTGGTTTCCGAGCTGGGTGGTACTCGCCGACCGAGCCAAGAGAAGATGGTCGCCGCGGTCGCGCGGACTATAGCTGCCCGCGAGGTGTTGCTCGTCCAGGCGGGCACCGGCACGGGCAAGTCGATCGGGTACCTGGTCCCGCTGGCTGCTGCGCAGACGGGATCGCGGCCCGCGGTGGTGTCGACCGCGACGCTTGCACTGCAACGGCAGCTCCTTCGAAATGATCTGCCAGCTGTCGTCGCGGCGAACGGCGGACAGGTCAGCTACGCGCTCCTGAAGGGCCGCGGGAACTACCTGTGCAGCGCTCGTCTGGCGGGCGGGGACATGGGCGAGGAGTCGCAGGAGCTGAATCTGGGCATCGACTTGGGCAGGCTCGAACGCCAGGCCGTGTCTGTGCGCGAATGGGCCGACCGGACGAAGACCGGCGATCGGGACGACTACCCAGGCGACATAGACGGCCGAGTGTGGCGTTCCCTGTCGGCGACCGGACGGGAATGCGTGGGGCCGTCTCACTGTGCGTTCGCGGGTGAATGCTTCAGTGAAAGGGCACGCGGGGAGGCTGCAAGTGCCGACATCGTCGTCACCAATCACGCGGTTCTGGCGTTGGACGCCATGGAGCGCTCGCAGCTCGTGCCGGAACACGCGACTCTCGTCATCGATGAGGCACATGAACTTGTCGCTCGGATGACATCCGCCGCAACGGTCGAATTGACCCCGGGCCTGGCCAGGCGCTCCGCCCTGCTGGCTAGGGGTCTGCTTTCCGCACATCAAGTGGAGCCGTTGGGTAAGGCGATCGACGCCCTGGAGTCCGCTCTGCTGGAGCTCGAGCCCACGCGGTTCACGGAGCTTCCCGAGTCGGTAGTCGACCCGATCGCCGCGTTGCGTGATGCCGCTCACCTCGCGCGTTCAGACCTGGCGGGCCTGGCTGATGGCGACAACGCCCGCCGCCATAGAGCGGTGGCGGCCGTTGACGAGGTCCACGCTGTGGCCGGGCGACTGTTGTCGTTGTCCGACTCGGATATCGCGTGGGTCGGTGGCGCGTCTCCAGGATTGTCCGTGGCTCCTTTGTCGGTGTCCTCGCTGATCGCGAACAGCTTGCTGAGCTCGAAAGCCGCGATCCTGACAAGCGCGACGCTGACGCTCGGTGGCGACTTCGACGCGATCGCCGCAGACCTTGGGTTAGGGGCATCCGGTTCGCTTGAGTGGACTGGCATCGATGTCGGGACTTCGTTCGACTACAAGCGGCAGGGGATGCTCTACGTCGGCGCCGATCTTCCCCGGCCCGGGCTCGATGGACCGCCTGATGAGGCGATAGAACGCGTCAGTGAGCTTATTGAAGCGGCTGACGGCCGGACATTGGTGTTGCTGTCTTCCTGGAGGGCGGTGGATCGAGTGGGGGCGGCGGTAGGCGAGTCCGCACCTTCTGGAGTCACAGTGATGGTCCAGCGCCGGGGTGAGCCAGTCGGGCGCCAGGTCGAGGAGTTCCGAACCGAGGAGCGTTCGGTCCTGATCGGGACAATGTCGTTGTTCCAGGGTGTAGATGTGCCGGGGTCTTCATGCCTGTGCGTGATCATGGATCGGATTCCCTTCGCGCGTCCCGATGACCCGATCATGCAAGCCCGCTCGGCGTGCGTGGACTCGCTTGGCGGCAGCGGGTTCATGTCAGTCTCGGTCCCTCGGGCCGCGCTCCTGCTCGCCCAAGGCGCCGGTCGTTTGATCAGGCGCGATGACGACTTCGGAGTGTTCGCGATTCTTGATCCCAGGATCGCTCAGGCCCGCTACTCAGGATTCCTGCTGCGCTCTCTTCCGCCATTCTGGCGCACGGAGGACAAGGAAGTGGCGTTCGCGGCTCTGGCACGATTGGCAGCCAGCGCGAACTCGGCTCTCGCGCCGAGCTTGTCAGGTGCTGCCAGCGTTGGAGGCGATCGAGCGGGATGAGTCAGATA encodes:
- a CDS encoding EAL domain-containing protein → MAGRTYSRVRRDAWQSVARLGQVGIAMDVSPGRPGSAEPREAPGAVTHASVALLVVSALLVLTALVLLLLDRASYMIFESQAGGLLSAAGLMFSAVAVLVSGVDRARREPGQSGVWLRILMVAMTLLLGAQAVAAVLDDIDAQIFGVPADAIPFLLAAPVLVVCLFGLAWPSGLESRQWQGIVADAAVGALGAAIIWTILMFPGLDFDTMESRSVPSGSIGVQFATVIAVLVLAAASRRRSRLPIVQVVPLQLSVLVYVCASALSDVVLGFDREAVVAFTSPAYVASAMLMVTFTDRPANEHERPRDLWLRDTWSSIVPLSPVALAAGGLLLLLVQGFPASGVAAGAVAGILLALMLTVIWLRHIAAEDVRRASVAVASSTLHQATGQAWFQTLIRDSKELVLVTDRGAKIVYVSPSVSRLVGVKPEDLLGRSVDCISSGLTREAVVDAAGLGEAKAYAHVEVTVVDAAGGERGIRFAVSALTGLGSEGYVLTGHDVTDTRRMRALLGESRKRDALTGLLSREAFLATVEDALEVASSSGLAVVEIDLVGFRALNDTRGHATGDEVLRGVADVLERSRGPILAVTRISGDDFALLLRDQEIDVAVEVTVSEIRAGLRSIPLSGGDSVSFRVAAGYATTTTERVGSAGLLERADLAVARSAADPEVTLVRYEPAMRNALVEQMRSTEEIERSLSREDFVPHYMPVVRLRDGKTVSIEALARRRLPGGRWERSEAFISLAERAGLVAWMDHDVRKRAFADIAALQDICPGLTVSVNVSPMEFSDDLPNDIAQQIDQARIDPELIIVEMTESTVAKSSELSQAIISRLRGMGCRVALDDFGTGYSSLSGLGTMELDILKIDRSFASDLGTSFRAQSVMRSITKLGHSLGLITVAEGVLTTEQADLLKGMGCEWAQGHLYAEALPFSDLVEWLAVEGNAGAAHRQHAEDPQI
- a CDS encoding ATP-dependent DNA helicase, giving the protein MDDQLLARVVSELGGTRRPSQEKMVAAVARTIAAREVLLVQAGTGTGKSIGYLVPLAAAQTGSRPAVVSTATLALQRQLLRNDLPAVVAANGGQVSYALLKGRGNYLCSARLAGGDMGEESQELNLGIDLGRLERQAVSVREWADRTKTGDRDDYPGDIDGRVWRSLSATGRECVGPSHCAFAGECFSERARGEAASADIVVTNHAVLALDAMERSQLVPEHATLVIDEAHELVARMTSAATVELTPGLARRSALLARGLLSAHQVEPLGKAIDALESALLELEPTRFTELPESVVDPIAALRDAAHLARSDLAGLADGDNARRHRAVAAVDEVHAVAGRLLSLSDSDIAWVGGASPGLSVAPLSVSSLIANSLLSSKAAILTSATLTLGGDFDAIAADLGLGASGSLEWTGIDVGTSFDYKRQGMLYVGADLPRPGLDGPPDEAIERVSELIEAADGRTLVLLSSWRAVDRVGAAVGESAPSGVTVMVQRRGEPVGRQVEEFRTEERSVLIGTMSLFQGVDVPGSSCLCVIMDRIPFARPDDPIMQARSACVDSLGGSGFMSVSVPRAALLLAQGAGRLIRRDDDFGVFAILDPRIAQARYSGFLLRSLPPFWRTEDKEVAFAALARLAASANSALAPSLSGAASVGGDRAG